In one Gossypium hirsutum isolate 1008001.06 chromosome D09, Gossypium_hirsutum_v2.1, whole genome shotgun sequence genomic region, the following are encoded:
- the LOC107892517 gene encoding auxin-responsive protein SAUR50, which produces MAESKRGLMMFRPFFQKLRKRFSSSAYSTSPERNHDKFDEDMSVGKAVPGDVKEGFFAVSAANGKETQRFVIELDHLTSPEFLSLLDEAREVYGSHQTGVLSLPCQPHELEEILEHSKENNVCVESRDMVMLP; this is translated from the coding sequence ATGGCAGAAAGCAAAAGAGGGTTAATGATGTTCAGGCCTTTCTTTCAGAAACTACGAAAGAGGTTCTCGAGTTCAGCATACAGCACATCTCCAGAACGCAACCATGACAAATTCGATGAAGACATGAGCGTCGGTAAAGCAGTGCCAGGCGATGTTAAGGAAGGATTTTTTGCTGTCTCTGCAGCGAATGGAAAAGAAACACAGAGGTTTGTTATTGAATTGGACCACTTAACAAGCCCTGAATTCCTAAGCCTACTCGATGAAGCTCGGGAAGTATATGGATCCCATCAAACGGGGGTCCTTTCTCTCCCTTGTCAGCCTCATGAATTAGAGGAGATTCTTGAACACAGCAAAGAAAACAATGTCTGCGTTGAAAGTCGGGATATGGTAATGCTACCTTAA
- the LOC107891153 gene encoding uncharacterized protein, whose product MGLSVQTVAPSLTFISHQTSIKFLISRESNNLHFLIPKRWTQYSSSYFVLRFPFRSYSNFPSPQTSFPLCPRFSRSHPPLPSLFPLSFHSLPSLLTSMATSQADNYSSQPSQTQTVRAVIKGRVQGVFYRNWTIENATQLGMKGWVRNRKDGSVEALFSGSPDSVQEMEQRCRRGPPAAMVTGLEVFPSNDDPGTGFEKKPTI is encoded by the exons ATGGGGTTATCAGTCCAAACAGTGGCACCATCTTTAACCTTTATCAGTCATCAAACAAGCATCAAATTCCTCATATCTCGGGAATCCAACAATCTTCATTTTCTTATTCCAAAAAGATGGACCCAGTATTCAAGTAGTTATTTTGTTCTTAGATTCCCCTTTCGCTCTTATTCTAATTTTCCTTCTCCCCAGACTTCTTTTCCGCTTTGCCCTCGTTTTTCTCGGTCTCACCCTCCTCTTCCTTCTTTGTTCCCACTCAGTTTTCATTCTCTTCCATCTCTTTTAACTTCAATGGCCACTTCTCAAGCTGACAATTACTCCTCTCAGCCTTCCCAAACCCAAACG GTACGGGCTGTGATAAAGGGTAGGGTTCAGGGTGTGTTTTATAGGAACTGGACAATAGAGAATGCTACTCAATTAGGCATGAAAGGTTGGGTTAGGAACAGGAAGGATGGTTCAGTGGAAGCTCTTTTCTCTGGTAGCCCAGACTCCGTTCAGGAGATGGAGCAGAGGTGCCGTCGTGGTCCACCGGCTGCCATGGTTACTGGGCTTGAAGTTTTCCCTTCCAATGATGATCCCGGCACTGGATTTGAGAAGAAGCCTACAATTTGA